One genomic window of Microvirgula aerodenitrificans DSM 15089 includes the following:
- a CDS encoding NAD-dependent dehydratase, which produces MKTTQRLLLVGVTGLVGRHVLDLALADMRVASVVSPVRRPLTLNHSKLSSPQVDFDCLDQGAPWWDADAVICTLGTTMKVAGSQAAFRRVDHDYPLAVARLAHGFGTPTYVLNSAIGADANSRFFYNRVKGELERELTSEGFASLTFVRPGVIEGKREEFRLGERILVSALRLTRALLPLRWRPNPAPKIARALLEAALEPMPGQHVVTADRLT; this is translated from the coding sequence TAGTGGGGCGGCATGTACTGGATCTGGCACTGGCCGATATGCGTGTCGCATCGGTGGTATCACCCGTGCGCCGCCCGCTGACTCTCAATCATTCCAAACTGTCGTCACCTCAGGTGGACTTCGACTGCCTCGACCAAGGCGCCCCCTGGTGGGATGCCGATGCCGTGATCTGCACACTGGGTACCACGATGAAGGTTGCAGGCTCGCAAGCAGCTTTCCGGCGCGTCGATCATGACTATCCGCTAGCCGTCGCAAGGCTGGCGCATGGGTTCGGCACACCGACCTACGTACTGAATTCGGCTATCGGTGCGGATGCCAACTCGCGATTCTTCTACAACCGCGTCAAAGGAGAGCTAGAGCGCGAACTAACTAGTGAAGGGTTCGCGTCGCTAACCTTCGTGCGTCCCGGCGTCATAGAAGGCAAACGCGAGGAGTTCCGCCTGGGCGAGCGCATATTGGTCTCTGCGCTCAGATTGACTAGGGCGCTGTTGCCCCTCCGATGGCGGCCGAACCCCGCCCCGAAGATCGCGCGAGCACTGCTGGAGGCCGCGCTGGAACCCATGCCGGGCCAGCATGTCGTGACGGCCGATCGCCTGACCTGA